A genomic window from Martelella lutilitoris includes:
- the tsaB gene encoding tRNA (adenosine(37)-N6)-threonylcarbamoyltransferase complex dimerization subunit type 1 TsaB: protein MLILALDTAQADCAACLFDTTSDDVLARTVETIGKGHAERLMAVIDETLRQAGRAPSGFDRIAVNIGPGSFTGVRVGVSTARALALATRTECVGVSSLSALGFQARKRAEGRAVMATIDARRGEAYAQVFGADGQALTEPSAYAYDALDGLMRRHDALAFGTGADVAGLEIAGDVTRVEIETVARLGAVARPQGPVSPLYLRAPDARPQAGYAVARR from the coding sequence ATGCTGATACTGGCGCTCGATACGGCGCAGGCCGATTGCGCGGCCTGCCTTTTCGATACGACAAGCGATGACGTGCTTGCCCGCACGGTCGAGACGATCGGAAAGGGGCACGCCGAACGGCTGATGGCCGTGATCGACGAGACGCTGCGGCAGGCGGGAAGGGCGCCTTCGGGCTTTGACAGGATAGCTGTGAATATCGGGCCCGGTTCGTTCACGGGCGTGAGGGTCGGCGTTTCGACCGCCCGCGCGCTGGCGCTGGCGACAAGGACGGAATGCGTCGGCGTTTCATCGCTCTCCGCACTCGGCTTTCAGGCGCGGAAACGGGCCGAGGGCCGCGCCGTCATGGCGACCATCGATGCCCGGCGCGGCGAGGCCTATGCCCAGGTCTTCGGCGCTGACGGGCAAGCGCTCACCGAGCCGTCAGCTTATGCCTATGATGCGCTGGACGGCCTTATGCGTCGCCACGACGCCCTTGCCTTTGGAACGGGAGCAGACGTTGCCGGGCTTGAGATCGCTGGCGACGTGACCCGTGTCGAGATCGAGACCGTTGCACGGCTTGGCGCCGTTGCCCGTCCGCAAGGGCCGGTGAGCCCGCTTTATCTGCGCGCGCCCGACGCCAGGCCGCAGGCGGGATACGCCGTCGCCCGCCGCTGA
- a CDS encoding NifU family protein, whose translation MFIQTETTPNPATLKFLPGKIVMESGNADFRSADDAIVSPLATRLFAVPGVEGVMFGYDFVAVTKGEPEWQHLKPAILGAIMEHFMSGAPVMAGEAPQAEDDSGEEFFDAGDETIVATIKELLDTRVRPAVAQDGGDITFRGYREGTVFLNMRGACSGCPSSTATLKHGVQNLLHHFVPEVEHVEAV comes from the coding sequence ATGTTCATCCAGACCGAAACCACGCCGAACCCGGCGACCCTGAAATTCCTGCCCGGCAAGATCGTGATGGAAAGCGGCAATGCGGATTTCCGTTCCGCCGATGACGCGATCGTCTCGCCGCTGGCGACCCGGCTCTTTGCCGTGCCCGGCGTTGAGGGCGTGATGTTCGGCTATGATTTCGTGGCCGTGACCAAGGGCGAGCCGGAATGGCAGCACCTGAAGCCGGCAATCCTCGGCGCGATCATGGAGCATTTCATGTCCGGCGCTCCGGTCATGGCCGGTGAGGCTCCGCAGGCGGAAGACGACAGCGGCGAGGAGTTCTTCGACGCCGGCGACGAGACCATCGTCGCCACGATCAAGGAACTGCTCGACACCCGCGTCCGCCCGGCCGTTGCCCAGGATGGCGGCGACATCACCTTCCGCGGCTATCGCGAGGGTACGGTCTTCCTCAACATGCGCGGCGCCTGCTCGGGCTGCCCCTCCTCGACGGCGACGCTGAAACACGGCGTCCAGAACCTCCTGCATCACTTCGTTCCCGAAGTGGAGCATGTCGAGGCCGTCTGA
- a CDS encoding universal stress protein gives MVSKRLSGEAGHRRKFMAIVDDTPECSRAVRYAGRRAKNSNGGLVLCYVIPEHDVQQWIGVQEFMRAEAREEAEAIVNKVAEAAREGIGIEPEIVIREGDRSEQINAVVEEDRDIAILVLAAGSAKDGPGPLVSLLAGRGKAFTIPVTVLPDGLEDADIDALC, from the coding sequence ATGGTTTCCAAACGACTTTCCGGCGAGGCCGGACATCGCCGTAAATTCATGGCCATTGTCGACGATACGCCGGAATGCAGCCGGGCCGTGCGTTATGCCGGACGGCGTGCCAAGAACTCCAATGGCGGGCTGGTGCTCTGCTATGTGATCCCTGAACACGACGTGCAGCAGTGGATCGGCGTGCAGGAGTTCATGCGCGCCGAAGCCCGTGAAGAGGCTGAGGCGATCGTCAACAAGGTGGCGGAGGCCGCGCGCGAAGGCATCGGTATCGAGCCCGAGATCGTCATCCGCGAGGGCGACAGGTCCGAGCAGATCAACGCCGTGGTCGAGGAAGACCGCGACATTGCCATCCTCGTGCTGGCCGCAGGTTCGGCCAAGGACGGGCCGGGCCCGCTGGTCTCGCTGCTCGCCGGCCGCGGCAAGGCCTTTACCATTCCCGTCACCGTTCTGCCCGACGGGCTGGAGGACGCCGATATCGACGCGCTCTGCTGA
- the trpS gene encoding tryptophan--tRNA ligase, translated as MSEFKPQIFSGVQPTGNLHLGNYLGALRKFVALQDQMDCIYCVVDLHSITAQLVHDDLKSQTRSITAAYLASGIDPVKHIVFNQSAVPQHAELAWIFNCVARIGWMNRMTQFKDKAGKDRENASLGLLAYPSLMAADILVYRATHVPVGDDQKQHLELTRDIAMKFNLDFAKKIKEIGSGVDITVGDQPVHAFFPMVEPLIEGPAPRVMSLKDGSKKMSKSDPSDLSRINLTDDADTVARKIRKAKTDPDALPSEVDGLKGRPEADNLVGIFAALSDRTKADVLTEYGGQQFSQFKPALAELAVNVLSPVNAEMRRLIDDPAHIDAVLKDGSERAGAIAEKTMKDVHEIVGLL; from the coding sequence ATGAGCGAATTCAAGCCGCAAATCTTCTCCGGCGTGCAGCCGACCGGCAATCTTCATCTCGGCAATTATCTCGGCGCATTGCGCAAATTCGTCGCCCTGCAGGACCAGATGGATTGCATCTACTGCGTCGTCGACCTGCATTCGATCACCGCGCAACTCGTCCATGACGATCTCAAGAGCCAGACGCGCTCGATCACGGCGGCCTATCTCGCTTCCGGCATCGATCCGGTGAAGCATATCGTCTTCAACCAGTCCGCCGTGCCGCAGCACGCGGAACTGGCCTGGATCTTCAACTGTGTCGCCCGCATCGGCTGGATGAACCGGATGACCCAGTTCAAGGACAAGGCCGGCAAGGACCGCGAGAACGCCTCGCTCGGCCTGCTCGCCTATCCGAGCCTGATGGCGGCCGACATTCTCGTCTACCGCGCCACCCATGTGCCGGTCGGCGACGACCAGAAGCAGCATCTTGAGCTGACCCGCGATATCGCCATGAAGTTCAACCTTGATTTTGCCAAGAAGATCAAAGAGATCGGCAGCGGAGTTGACATCACCGTCGGCGACCAGCCGGTTCATGCCTTCTTCCCGATGGTCGAGCCGCTGATCGAGGGGCCGGCGCCGCGCGTGATGAGCCTCAAGGACGGTTCCAAGAAGATGTCGAAGTCGGATCCCTCCGACCTTTCGCGCATCAACCTCACCGATGACGCCGACACCGTCGCCCGCAAGATCCGCAAGGCCAAGACCGACCCGGATGCCCTGCCGAGCGAGGTCGACGGGCTGAAGGGCCGCCCCGAGGCGGACAACCTCGTCGGCATCTTCGCCGCCCTTTCCGATCGCACCAAGGCCGATGTGCTGACCGAGTATGGCGGCCAGCAATTCTCGCAGTTCAAGCCGGCGCTGGCCGAACTTGCGGTCAATGTCCTGTCTCCGGTCAATGCCGAGATGCGTCGCCTGATCGACGATCCGGCCCATATCGACGCCGTCCTGAAGGACGGTTCGGAGCGGGCAGGCGCGATTGCCGAGAAGACGATGAAGGACGTCCACGAGATCGTCGGCCTCCTCTGA
- the murJ gene encoding murein biosynthesis integral membrane protein MurJ: protein MSLVGKFATVGGATFASRLLGFARETMMAAALGNGAMADVFYAAFRFPNLFRRLFAEGAFNAAFVPLFSKEIEENGPDGAKRFAEQVFGVLFSFLFVITVAMELAMPLLVRFIIAPGFADDAEKFEMTVRLASVMFPYLICMSLMAMMSGMLNSLHRYFAAAIAPVFLNVVLIGVLAYGVYAGADPEHMARNLSWGVLGAGIIQLGVVYIDVRRAGMRLTFRLPKITPKIRRLVALAVPAAVTGGVIQINQIIGQAVASGKDGAISALQYADRLYQLPLGVVGVAGGVVLLPELSRALKAGNTSEASHIQNRTIEFVLFLTVPAAFGLMVISPEITRVLYERGAFGPETTALVAAIMTVYAFGLPAFALTKALQPAFYARENTKLPMRFTLVAVVINSILAISLFPILAERGIALAEVVSGWTNVLLLAVTLIITGHLRFDKLLMKRGPLIIASAIAMAVSVRLAAGRMSHWFAPEAAFLQQLGGLLILLGLAAIVYFGLVLATGGVNRALLGRLVRRGRKG from the coding sequence ATGAGCCTCGTCGGCAAGTTCGCCACGGTCGGCGGCGCCACGTTCGCAAGCCGGCTGCTCGGCTTTGCCCGCGAGACGATGATGGCGGCCGCCCTTGGCAACGGCGCCATGGCCGACGTGTTCTACGCCGCCTTCCGCTTCCCCAACCTGTTCCGCCGGCTTTTCGCCGAAGGCGCCTTCAATGCCGCCTTCGTGCCGCTGTTTTCCAAGGAGATCGAGGAAAACGGCCCTGACGGCGCCAAGCGTTTTGCCGAACAGGTCTTCGGCGTCCTGTTTTCCTTTCTCTTCGTCATCACCGTGGCGATGGAACTGGCGATGCCGCTTCTGGTGCGTTTCATCATCGCGCCGGGCTTTGCCGATGACGCGGAAAAGTTCGAGATGACCGTGCGGCTCGCCTCGGTCATGTTTCCCTATCTCATCTGCATGTCGCTGATGGCGATGATGAGCGGCATGCTGAACTCGCTGCATCGCTATTTCGCCGCAGCGATCGCGCCGGTCTTCCTCAATGTGGTGCTGATCGGGGTCCTGGCCTATGGCGTCTATGCGGGCGCCGATCCGGAACACATGGCGCGCAATCTCTCCTGGGGCGTGCTCGGCGCGGGCATCATCCAGCTTGGCGTCGTCTATATCGACGTTCGCCGCGCCGGCATGCGGCTCACCTTCCGCCTGCCGAAGATCACGCCGAAAATCCGCCGTCTTGTCGCGCTCGCCGTGCCGGCGGCGGTGACCGGCGGCGTCATCCAGATCAACCAGATCATCGGCCAGGCGGTCGCCTCCGGCAAGGACGGGGCGATCTCGGCGCTGCAATATGCCGACCGGCTCTACCAGTTGCCGCTCGGCGTCGTCGGCGTTGCCGGCGGCGTCGTGCTGCTGCCGGAGCTTTCGCGCGCGCTGAAGGCCGGCAACACTTCCGAAGCCTCGCATATCCAGAACCGGACCATCGAATTCGTGCTGTTTCTCACCGTCCCGGCCGCCTTCGGGCTGATGGTGATCTCCCCGGAGATCACCCGCGTGCTTTACGAGCGCGGCGCCTTCGGGCCAGAGACGACGGCGCTGGTGGCGGCGATCATGACGGTCTACGCCTTCGGGCTTCCGGCCTTTGCGCTGACCAAGGCGCTGCAGCCGGCCTTCTACGCGCGCGAGAACACCAAACTGCCGATGCGCTTCACGCTGGTGGCCGTGGTCATCAACTCGATCCTGGCGATCTCTCTGTTTCCGATTCTCGCCGAACGCGGCATCGCGCTCGCCGAAGTGGTCTCGGGCTGGACCAATGTTCTGCTTCTGGCGGTGACCCTGATCATCACCGGTCATCTGCGCTTCGACAAGCTGCTGATGAAGCGCGGGCCGCTGATCATTGCAAGCGCCATCGCCATGGCGGTGTCCGTGCGGCTGGCGGCGGGGCGCATGTCCCACTGGTTCGCGCCGGAGGCGGCGTTCCTGCAGCAGCTCGGGGGGCTTTTGATCCTGCTGGGCCTGGCCGCGATCGTCTATTTCGGCCTGGTTCTGGCGACCGGCGGCGTCAATCGCGCGCTGCTCGGGCGTCTGGTCAGGCGCGGCCGCAAAGGATAG
- a CDS encoding [protein-PII] uridylyltransferase, translated as MQKSASEQRESAPEQAVKSSARKAQPDIHAMTEVLDPAKLNAELRSLARKNSRSPDKLRQAVLARLKEVNAAGRARAYAILKENGGGLECARRISWLQDQILIALHTLVVQSIYPETSNEFTITAVGGYGRGTLAPGSDIDLLFLINGADRAETLKSIEYVLYMLWDMGLKVGHATRSVAECIKLSKSDMTIRTSILEMRYIVGRKSLSDTLERRFDEEIVANTAPEFIAAKLAERDQRHQKSFDTRYLVVPNVKEGKGGLRDLNTLFWIAKYFYRVPEPTELVDLGVLSRQEMKLFLRAEDFLWAVRCHMHFLTGKAEERLSFDIQREIAEALDYQDRPGLSAVERFMKHYFLVAKDVGDLTRIFCSDLEEQQAKAAPTLPRAVWSKFARRQRKIPGSIEFVSDSGRIALAEPDVFRKDPVAIIRFFYVAVINDLEFHPDALKVVTRSLSLINAELRENEEANRLFLSILTSRNNPALYLRRMNEAGVLGRFLPEFGRIVSMMQFNMYHHFTVDEHLIRAVDVLSELDNAGGESEMHPLAARLITSVEDRTALYVAVLLHDVAKGRKEDHSIAGARLARKICPRLGLTVKQTELVAWLIEFHLLMSMTSQTRDLNDRKTVVDFADKVQSLDRLNMLLILTVCDIRAVGPDVWNGWKGQLLRTLYYETEILLSGGFSAVSRKARTEHAIDELDNALEGWGDNERHKYANLHYQNYMLSVPLEDQVRHARFIRDADKERRLFATMVRTNAFHDITEITLLAPDHPRLLSIIAGACAATGANIADAQIFTTADGRALDTILLNRAFDDDADELRRAKTIGKLIEDVLTGRKHLNDLIAARTRERRTVRAFSVPTHVSVTNKLSNIFTVIEIECLDRTGLLADVTQTLSELSLDIQTARITTFGEKVIDSFYVTDLVGAKITNENRQAAIVERMKAVLEDKGDAYRKGMPQGMLLPAENGQDTPRKEDGTEA; from the coding sequence ATGCAGAAATCCGCGAGTGAACAGCGCGAAAGCGCTCCAGAGCAGGCCGTCAAAAGTAGCGCGCGCAAGGCGCAGCCCGATATCCATGCGATGACGGAGGTTCTCGACCCGGCGAAACTGAATGCGGAACTGCGATCCCTTGCCAGGAAGAACAGTCGAAGCCCGGACAAGCTGCGCCAGGCGGTGCTTGCGCGACTGAAAGAGGTCAACGCCGCGGGGCGCGCGCGCGCCTATGCGATCCTGAAGGAAAACGGCGGCGGCCTGGAATGCGCCCGCCGGATCTCGTGGCTGCAGGACCAGATCCTGATCGCGCTGCATACGCTTGTGGTCCAGTCGATCTACCCGGAGACGAGCAACGAGTTCACGATCACGGCTGTCGGCGGCTACGGGCGCGGCACGCTCGCGCCTGGCTCCGATATCGACCTTTTGTTCCTGATCAACGGTGCGGACCGCGCCGAGACGCTGAAATCGATCGAATATGTGCTCTACATGCTGTGGGACATGGGGTTGAAGGTCGGCCACGCGACCCGCAGCGTCGCCGAATGCATCAAGCTCTCCAAATCCGACATGACGATCCGCACCTCGATCCTGGAGATGCGCTATATCGTCGGCCGCAAATCGCTTTCCGATACGCTGGAGCGGCGGTTCGACGAGGAAATCGTCGCCAACACCGCGCCGGAATTCATCGCCGCCAAGCTCGCCGAGCGCGACCAGCGTCACCAGAAATCCTTCGACACGCGCTATCTCGTGGTCCCCAATGTCAAGGAGGGCAAGGGCGGGCTTCGCGATCTCAACACGCTGTTCTGGATCGCGAAATATTTCTACCGGGTGCCCGAACCGACCGAGCTTGTCGACCTCGGCGTGTTGTCGCGCCAGGAGATGAAGCTCTTTCTGCGCGCCGAGGACTTTCTCTGGGCCGTGCGCTGCCACATGCACTTCCTCACCGGAAAGGCCGAGGAGCGGCTCTCCTTCGATATCCAGCGCGAGATCGCCGAGGCGCTCGACTATCAGGACCGGCCCGGACTTTCCGCCGTCGAGCGGTTCATGAAGCATTATTTTCTCGTCGCCAAGGATGTCGGCGATCTCACCCGCATCTTCTGTTCTGACCTAGAGGAACAGCAGGCCAAGGCCGCGCCCACGCTTCCCCGGGCCGTCTGGTCGAAATTCGCGAGGCGCCAGCGCAAGATTCCGGGCTCGATCGAATTCGTCTCCGACAGCGGCCGCATCGCGCTGGCCGAGCCGGACGTGTTCAGGAAGGACCCGGTGGCCATCATCCGCTTCTTCTACGTTGCCGTTATCAACGATCTCGAGTTCCACCCCGACGCGCTGAAGGTCGTCACCCGCTCGCTGTCGCTGATCAATGCGGAGCTTCGGGAGAACGAGGAGGCGAACCGGCTGTTTCTGTCGATCCTGACCTCGCGCAACAATCCGGCGCTTTATCTGCGCCGCATGAACGAGGCGGGCGTGCTCGGACGCTTCCTGCCGGAGTTCGGCCGCATCGTTTCGATGATGCAGTTCAACATGTATCACCACTTCACCGTGGACGAGCACCTGATCCGCGCCGTCGATGTGCTTTCCGAGCTCGACAATGCCGGCGGCGAGAGCGAGATGCATCCGCTGGCTGCCCGGCTGATCACCTCGGTTGAGGACCGGACGGCGCTCTACGTGGCGGTGCTGCTGCATGACGTCGCCAAGGGCCGCAAGGAGGATCACTCGATTGCCGGCGCCCGGCTGGCGCGCAAGATCTGTCCGCGCCTCGGCCTCACCGTCAAACAGACGGAGCTTGTCGCCTGGCTGATCGAGTTCCACCTTCTGATGTCGATGACTTCGCAGACCCGCGACCTCAACGACCGCAAGACGGTGGTCGATTTCGCCGACAAGGTCCAGTCGCTCGACCGGCTCAACATGCTGTTGATCCTGACGGTCTGCGATATCCGCGCCGTCGGGCCGGATGTGTGGAACGGCTGGAAGGGCCAGCTTCTGCGCACGCTCTACTACGAGACCGAAATCCTGCTTTCCGGCGGTTTCTCCGCCGTTTCCCGCAAGGCCCGCACGGAGCACGCGATCGACGAGCTCGACAATGCGCTCGAGGGCTGGGGCGACAATGAGCGGCACAAATACGCCAATCTGCACTACCAGAACTACATGCTCTCCGTGCCCTTGGAAGACCAGGTGCGCCACGCCCGCTTCATCCGCGATGCCGACAAGGAGCGCCGGCTTTTTGCCACCATGGTGCGGACCAATGCCTTCCACGACATCACTGAGATCACCCTTCTTGCGCCCGACCATCCGCGCCTTCTGTCGATCATTGCCGGCGCGTGCGCGGCGACCGGCGCCAATATCGCCGACGCCCAGATCTTCACCACGGCGGACGGGCGCGCGCTCGACACGATCCTGCTCAACCGCGCCTTTGACGACGATGCGGATGAACTCCGCCGCGCCAAAACGATCGGCAAGCTGATCGAGGATGTGCTGACCGGGCGCAAGCACCTGAACGACCTGATAGCCGCCCGCACGCGCGAGCGCCGCACGGTGCGCGCCTTCTCTGTGCCGACGCATGTCTCGGTCACCAACAAGCTTTCCAATATCTTCACCGTGATCGAGATCGAGTGTCTGGACCGCACCGGGCTGCTTGCCGACGTCACCCAGACGCTTTCCGAGCTCTCGCTCGACATCCAGACGGCCCGCATCACGACCTTCGGCGAAAAGGTGATCGACAGCTTCTATGTGACCGATCTCGTCGGCGCCAAGATCACCAACGAGAACCGTCAGGCGGCGATCGTGGAACGGATGAAGGCGGTGCTGGAAGACAAGGGCGATGCCTATCGCAAGGGCATGCCGCAGGGCATGCTGCTGCCGGCGGAAAACGGCCAGGACACGCCGCGAAAAGAGGACGGAACCGAAGCATGA
- the mutS gene encoding DNA mismatch repair protein MutS — translation MADDNRIPTEELISEESRASATPMMEQYIEIKAANPDLLLFYRMGDFYELFFDDAVEAARALSITLTKRGQHLGRDIPMCGVPVHAADDYLQKLIALGFRVAVCEQTEDPAEAKKRGAKSVVRRDVTRLVTAGTLTEEKLLAPGESNFLMALSRVKGEGEAAYGLAWIDISTGVFRLCATSESRLAADIMRVEPRELIVSDTLFAEERLRPVFDLLGRAVAPQPTVLFDSATAKDRLSRFFGVATLDGFGRFSRPELSAAAAAVAYVEKTQINERPALGIPEQDGGSGSMFIDPATRTNLELVRTINGGRDGSLLKAIDRTVTSGGARLLCERLMSPLTDPEDVHRRLDSVGFFLDEVSLTSTLRDHLKQLPDMPRALSRLALDRGGPRDLGAILRGLEVARAIAELLKPAALPEELSGALDALAAMPGDLEAALAATLADELPLLKRDGGFVREGAHERLDEARGLRDTSRRVIAGLQAQYAEETGVKALKIKHNNMLGYFIEVTSGNSKALTEGDAAKAKFIHRQTMANAMRFTTAELADLESRIANAAGEALAIELETFEGLRQSVVDNAERLKQGAHALSVLDVSAGFALLAEAEAYCRPMVDDTTAFEIRGGRHPVVEQALARQSAGPFVANDCTLSPESGDRGRLWLLTGPNMGGKSTFLRQNALIAILAQTGAYVPAASAHIGIVDRLFSRVGASDDLARGRSTFMVEMVETAAILNQAGPRSLVILDEIGRGTATFDGLSIAWATVEHLHDVNGCRGLFATHFHELTALSEKLPRLVNATMRVKEWKGEVVFLHEVGPGAADRSYGIQVARLAGLPSAVVKRAKNVLARLEDADRKNPAASLIDDLPLFQAAIRAPEPEARPSGVEAMLNGLKPDDMTPREALDALYALKRKIEDDVSLEG, via the coding sequence GTGGCAGACGATAATCGTATTCCGACCGAAGAACTGATTTCCGAGGAAAGCCGGGCATCGGCGACGCCGATGATGGAGCAGTATATCGAGATCAAGGCGGCCAATCCCGATCTCCTGCTGTTCTATCGCATGGGCGATTTCTACGAGCTGTTCTTCGATGACGCCGTTGAAGCGGCGCGGGCGCTGTCGATCACGCTGACAAAGCGCGGCCAGCATCTGGGCCGCGATATCCCGATGTGCGGGGTGCCGGTCCATGCGGCCGATGACTACCTCCAGAAGCTGATCGCCCTCGGCTTTCGCGTCGCCGTCTGCGAGCAGACGGAAGACCCCGCCGAGGCGAAGAAGCGCGGCGCGAAATCCGTCGTCCGGCGCGATGTAACCCGGCTCGTCACAGCCGGCACGCTGACGGAGGAAAAACTGCTGGCGCCGGGCGAGAGCAATTTTCTCATGGCCCTGTCGCGGGTGAAGGGCGAGGGCGAGGCTGCCTACGGTCTCGCCTGGATCGATATTTCCACCGGCGTCTTCCGTCTGTGCGCCACCTCCGAGAGCCGGCTTGCCGCCGACATCATGCGGGTGGAACCGCGCGAATTGATCGTCTCCGACACGCTTTTCGCCGAGGAGAGGCTGCGCCCCGTCTTCGATCTTCTCGGCCGCGCCGTCGCGCCGCAGCCGACCGTGCTTTTCGACAGCGCCACGGCGAAGGACCGGCTGTCGCGCTTCTTCGGCGTGGCGACGCTCGACGGCTTCGGCCGGTTTTCGCGGCCTGAGCTTTCGGCCGCCGCCGCTGCCGTCGCCTATGTCGAGAAAACCCAGATCAACGAGCGTCCGGCGCTCGGCATTCCCGAGCAGGACGGCGGGTCGGGATCGATGTTCATCGACCCGGCCACCCGCACCAATCTGGAACTGGTGCGCACCATTAATGGCGGGCGCGACGGCTCGCTTCTCAAGGCCATCGACCGGACGGTCACCAGCGGCGGCGCCCGATTGTTGTGCGAGCGGCTGATGTCGCCGCTGACGGATCCGGAAGACGTGCACCGGCGTCTCGATTCGGTCGGCTTCTTTCTCGACGAGGTCAGCCTGACGTCCACGCTGCGCGACCACCTGAAACAATTGCCCGACATGCCGCGCGCGCTGTCGCGGCTGGCGCTCGATCGCGGCGGGCCGCGCGACCTCGGTGCGATTCTGAGGGGACTGGAGGTCGCGCGCGCGATCGCGGAACTCCTGAAGCCGGCCGCGCTGCCGGAAGAGCTTTCCGGCGCGCTTGACGCGCTTGCCGCCATGCCCGGCGATCTGGAGGCAGCGCTTGCGGCAACGCTTGCCGACGAACTGCCGCTGTTGAAGCGCGACGGCGGTTTCGTGCGCGAGGGCGCCCATGAGCGACTCGACGAGGCGCGCGGCCTGCGCGACACGTCGCGGCGGGTGATCGCGGGTCTTCAGGCGCAATATGCCGAGGAGACCGGCGTCAAGGCGCTGAAGATCAAGCACAACAATATGCTGGGCTACTTTATCGAGGTGACCAGCGGCAATTCGAAGGCGCTGACGGAGGGCGACGCTGCAAAGGCCAAATTCATCCACCGTCAGACCATGGCGAATGCGATGCGGTTCACCACCGCCGAGCTTGCCGATCTGGAAAGCCGGATCGCCAATGCTGCAGGCGAGGCGCTGGCGATCGAGCTCGAGACTTTCGAGGGGTTGCGACAGTCGGTCGTCGACAATGCCGAGCGGCTGAAGCAGGGGGCCCATGCGCTTTCCGTGCTCGATGTCTCCGCCGGTTTCGCTCTTCTGGCCGAGGCGGAGGCCTATTGCCGGCCGATGGTTGACGACACAACGGCCTTCGAGATCAGGGGCGGACGCCACCCCGTGGTCGAGCAGGCGCTCGCGCGCCAGTCGGCGGGGCCCTTCGTTGCCAATGACTGCACGCTCTCGCCCGAAAGCGGCGACAGGGGCCGGCTCTGGCTTCTGACCGGGCCTAATATGGGCGGCAAGTCGACCTTCCTGCGGCAGAACGCGCTGATCGCGATCCTTGCCCAGACCGGCGCCTATGTGCCGGCGGCAAGCGCTCATATCGGCATTGTCGACCGGCTGTTTTCCCGCGTCGGCGCCTCCGATGACCTGGCGCGCGGGCGCTCGACCTTCATGGTCGAGATGGTGGAGACGGCGGCGATCCTCAATCAGGCGGGACCGCGCTCGCTCGTTATCCTTGACGAAATCGGCCGAGGCACCGCGACCTTCGACGGGCTGTCGATCGCCTGGGCGACGGTGGAGCACCTGCATGACGTGAATGGCTGCCGCGGCCTGTTCGCCACCCATTTTCACGAGCTGACCGCGCTTTCGGAAAAGCTGCCGCGCCTTGTCAACGCCACGATGCGGGTGAAGGAGTGGAAGGGCGAGGTCGTGTTCCTGCACGAGGTCGGACCGGGGGCGGCGGACCGCTCCTACGGCATTCAGGTTGCCCGTCTTGCCGGTCTTCCCTCAGCCGTCGTCAAGCGGGCGAAGAACGTGCTTGCCCGGCTTGAGGATGCCGACCGCAAGAACCCGGCTGCAAGCCTGATCGATGACCTGCCGCTCTTCCAGGCGGCAATCCGCGCACCCGAACCCGAGGCGAGGCCATCCGGAGTCGAGGCGATGCTGAATGGGCTGAAACCCGACGACATGACCCCGCGCGAGGCGCTGGACGCGCTCTATGCGCTGAAGCGGAAAATCGAGGATGACGTTTCCCTTGAGGGGTGA
- a CDS encoding GNAT family N-acetyltransferase, protein MEALDLLQAAERAGAAPAVSTALLQEGILGRIGSLETRIARTPGEIEAAQAVRYRVFVDEMQARLPAEAMRAKRDFDRWDEICDHLLVLDTKLDGDVEDQIVATYRLLRHEVAMEHGGFYSDAEYQTDKLVARHPDVRFMELGRSCVLPDYRSKRTVELLWQGNWAYALKHNIGVMFGCASFHGTNPQDHAMALSFLHHNARATGEWAVNARPELAVDMNLMSAEEASGRRALTGLPPLIKGYLRLGAMVGEGAVIDHAFNTTDVLVVLPIASISDRYLNYYGADAGRFAS, encoded by the coding sequence ATGGAAGCGCTCGATCTTCTTCAGGCTGCCGAACGCGCCGGCGCGGCCCCGGCCGTGAGCACGGCACTTCTGCAGGAAGGCATTCTGGGCCGTATAGGCTCCCTTGAAACCCGCATTGCCCGCACGCCCGGCGAGATCGAGGCCGCGCAGGCGGTGCGCTATCGCGTCTTCGTCGATGAGATGCAGGCCCGCCTGCCGGCAGAGGCCATGCGCGCCAAGCGCGATTTCGACCGGTGGGACGAGATCTGCGACCATCTTCTCGTGCTCGACACAAAGCTCGACGGCGATGTCGAGGACCAGATCGTGGCAACCTACCGGCTTCTGCGCCACGAGGTGGCGATGGAGCATGGCGGGTTCTATTCCGATGCGGAATACCAGACCGACAAGCTCGTCGCCCGCCATCCCGATGTCCGCTTCATGGAGCTCGGCCGCTCCTGCGTGCTGCCGGACTACCGCAGCAAGCGCACCGTCGAACTGCTCTGGCAGGGCAACTGGGCCTATGCGCTGAAGCACAATATCGGCGTCATGTTCGGTTGCGCCTCCTTCCACGGCACCAACCCGCAAGACCATGCCATGGCGCTCTCCTTTCTCCACCACAATGCTCGCGCCACCGGCGAATGGGCGGTCAACGCGCGGCCAGAACTTGCCGTCGACATGAACCTGATGAGCGCGGAGGAAGCGTCCGGACGCCGGGCGCTCACCGGCCTGCCGCCCCTGATCAAGGGCTATCTGCGCCTTGGCGCGATGGTTGGCGAGGGCGCGGTGATCGACCACGCCTTCAACACGACCGACGTGCTCGTGGTTCTGCCGATCGCCTCGATCTCCGACCGCTATCTCAACTATTACGGCGCCGACGCCGGCCGATTCGCGAGTTGA